A part of Notolabrus celidotus isolate fNotCel1 chromosome 21, fNotCel1.pri, whole genome shotgun sequence genomic DNA contains:
- the LOC117805353 gene encoding apoptosis facilitator Bcl-2-like protein 14 encodes MENGHVKIHDPFTNHKNLSTTSSTSDSDGMEDTPEFRLLMAYAQRRRRDTPADEGQIELEAQGLPANGSPQAPGKAKEERKKKRKKGWKRLSKILSCISPRSEPKGESPADGMCRTGDFRGGRDSTEDEKLEEAANRLTEIADAIPFTPPEVETDSADDVEKVIGLLLRDVGDGLTERGDLRRAMVDILWNYGFFERLMTTLLTRMGILPSNPENPEPQTSSRRQIAVTCEVASRLSAADTLPSNRLLGLGARYLQEHHTTWAQQQGGYEEAFYSEDEDDIQ; translated from the exons ATGGAAAACGGTCACGTGAAAATCCACGACCCCTTCACCAACCACAAAAACCTCAGCACCACCAGCTCTACCTCAGACTCAGACGGCATGGAGGACACCCCAGAGTTCAGACTCCTCATGGCGTACGCTCAGAGGAGACGGCGGGACACTCCTGCAGACGAAGGCCAGATTGAACTTGAAGCCCAAGGCTTACCTGCAAACGGGTCACCTCAGGCCCCAGGGAAGgcgaaggaggagaggaagaagaagaggaagaagggatGGAAACGCCTGTCAAAGATTTTGAGCTGCATCAGTCCTCGATCCGAACCAAAAGGAGAGTCTCCTGCGGACGGGATGTGTCGCACCGGGGATTTCAGAGGAG gTCGGGACAGCACAGAAGATGAGAAGCTGGAGGAGGCGGCGAACAGACTGACAGAAATCGCTGATGCAATCCCGTTCACCCCTCCGGAGGTGGAGACGGACTCTGCAGACG aTGTGGAGAAAGTTATCGGCCTGCTGCTGAGGGACGTTGGAGACGGACTGACTGAACGG GGGGATCTGCGAAGGGCCATGGTAGACATTTTGTGGAACTACGGTTTCTTCGAGAGGTTGATGACTACGCTCCTCACCAGGATGGGGATCCTGCCCTCAAACCCAGAAAACCCAGAACCACAGACATCGTCCAGAAGACAGATCGCTGTGACCTGCGAG gtcgCCAGTCGTCTGTCAGCGGCCGACACGCTGCCCTCAAACCGCCTGCTCGGTCTCGGGGCGAGATATCTTCAAGAACATCACACAACCTGGGCTCAGCAGCAGGGCGGTTAt GAGGAGGCTTTTTACAGCGAGGACGAGGACGACATCCAGTGA